One region of Rufibacter sp. LB8 genomic DNA includes:
- a CDS encoding conjugal transfer protein TraK, producing MSNIKDLNTSFKTMRTISLACIIGFVVLAVSAGYGFYKVTQDAGRRVYVVTNSGSAAALAVEEDTHTPFEARNMVKGFMKTMFGHDQYTFKQNLDAALPLIEGAGGRRIFENFNRGQVLQNYQRYSARSVLDVDSIYLDMKTRPYSGRVYTKQRIFIGDQQRQSLPMAAKFNLVETDRSDENPYGLLITNFDYIAYNPPVSREEKEFLQQQEAERQRRLRDAAAGAGVAPPPGYSTPAPADGSPAAPGAVPPNQ from the coding sequence ATGAGTAACATAAAAGATTTGAACACCTCCTTTAAAACCATGAGAACCATTTCACTAGCCTGTATTATTGGGTTCGTGGTATTAGCGGTAAGCGCAGGATATGGGTTCTACAAGGTCACCCAGGATGCGGGGCGACGGGTGTACGTGGTAACTAATTCGGGTTCGGCAGCGGCTCTGGCCGTTGAGGAGGATACCCATACGCCGTTTGAAGCCCGGAACATGGTGAAAGGATTTATGAAAACTATGTTTGGCCATGACCAATACACTTTCAAGCAGAACCTTGATGCTGCTTTGCCTTTAATTGAAGGTGCAGGCGGCCGCAGGATCTTCGAGAACTTTAACCGGGGGCAAGTGTTGCAGAATTACCAGAGATACTCGGCACGCTCAGTACTGGACGTGGACAGCATCTATTTGGACATGAAAACCCGGCCCTATTCGGGCAGAGTCTACACCAAACAGCGCATTTTTATCGGCGACCAGCAACGGCAGAGCCTGCCGATGGCGGCCAAGTTCAACCTCGTGGAGACGGACCGCTCTGATGAGAATCCTTATGGGCTGCTGATCACAAACTTTGACTACATCGCCTATAACCCACCGGTTTCGCGTGAAGAAAAAGAATTCCTGCAGCAACAGGAAGCTGAACGGCAAAGAAGACTCCGGGATGCCGCCGCAGGGGCAGGTGTAGCGCCACCTCCCGGCTATTCCACACCGGCACCGGCGGATGGTTCACCGGCTGCCCCTGGAGCTGTACCGCCTAATCAGTAA
- a CDS encoding heavy metal-binding domain-containing protein has product MKYLKVTMAAVCLGLTSFSACNSSGTEQKATEGTTSEAQVAGVTYTCPMHPEVVSDVKGKCPKCGMFLEEVKPGEKLDSAAAAQQHHEGEQH; this is encoded by the coding sequence ATGAAATATTTAAAAGTAACAATGGCTGCGGTCTGCCTCGGCTTGACTTCATTCTCAGCCTGTAACAGCTCTGGAACAGAACAAAAAGCAACTGAAGGAACAACTTCTGAGGCCCAGGTAGCCGGAGTAACCTACACTTGCCCCATGCACCCAGAGGTGGTGAGTGACGTGAAGGGCAAATGCCCTAAGTGTGGCATGTTCCTAGAGGAAGTTAAACCAGGCGAAAAACTGGATTCTGCCGCCGCAGCCCAACAGCACCACGAAGGAGAACAGCACTAG
- a CDS encoding DUF4138 domain-containing protein, with amino-acid sequence MKNTFFGFVIFLLSLAAGSASAQKVTPLSDIAVSDSSTTYMVFNGPVSLVDVGMAGNYLVKIEANAVFVRARKKNTVPTPILIRYGSEYWMGRLVYAPGPVMQLYDFKDGTPSLNNGTGSAYSGSTPDNELAMDKSAEKKEVIESNLLKLRKAKEENQSVAVVENDLVLSLANIRNDKDFTYLRFKVINKTNIDYNVDFIDFQLVENSEKKFLGRKKNEARRPLAPSGGESNQNITGRSTGYLTYAVPLYAATENGYLEVTLRELNGARVLVLPIPSKVINRASTI; translated from the coding sequence ATGAAAAATACATTCTTTGGGTTTGTTATTTTCCTCTTGTCTCTGGCAGCAGGTTCGGCCAGCGCGCAAAAAGTAACCCCGCTTTCGGATATAGCCGTGTCTGATTCCTCTACCACTTATATGGTCTTCAATGGCCCGGTTTCCTTGGTGGATGTGGGAATGGCCGGGAATTACCTGGTGAAGATCGAGGCAAACGCTGTCTTTGTCCGGGCCAGGAAAAAGAACACCGTGCCTACCCCTATCCTGATCCGTTACGGCTCTGAATACTGGATGGGACGGCTGGTGTACGCCCCTGGCCCTGTGATGCAGCTGTATGATTTCAAAGACGGCACACCCAGCTTGAATAACGGAACGGGTTCTGCCTACTCGGGAAGCACCCCGGATAATGAACTGGCAATGGATAAATCAGCGGAAAAGAAAGAAGTGATAGAAAGCAACCTGCTCAAGCTGCGCAAAGCCAAAGAAGAGAACCAATCGGTGGCGGTGGTGGAAAATGACCTGGTGCTGTCGCTGGCCAACATCCGCAACGACAAAGACTTCACATATCTGCGCTTTAAGGTTATCAATAAGACGAATATCGACTACAACGTGGATTTTATTGATTTCCAGCTGGTGGAGAATTCCGAGAAGAAATTCCTGGGGAGGAAAAAGAATGAAGCCAGACGGCCCCTGGCCCCGTCCGGTGGTGAATCAAACCAGAATATCACCGGGCGTTCCACTGGTTACCTTACCTATGCTGTCCCGCTTTATGCGGCCACGGAAAACGGTTACCTGGAAGTGACGCTGCGGGAACTTAACGGGGCACGGGTACTGGTACTCCCTATTCCTTCCAAAGTAATAAACAGGGCTTCTACCATTTAA
- a CDS encoding efflux RND transporter permease subunit encodes MIGKLISFSLRNRMIVLLIAAGMFGWGAYSVTTSKVDAIPDLSENQVIVFTEWMGRSPQIIEDQVTYPLVTNLQGMPQVKYVRGVSMFGMSFIYIIFDDQTDIYWARERVLERLNYANRLLPEGAIPTLGPDGTGVGHILWYTLDAQGMDLGEQRAVQDWYVKFALQNVPGVSEIASFGGFQKQYQITVDPNKLTYYNLSVPQVMAAVRANNNESGGRKFEMSDIGYIIKTTGYLESMEEIESIPITTQNTIPVSVRDVATVQMTGESRLGIFDLNGEGEAVGGIVVMRYGENAEEVIRNVKAKMEEVSAGLPKGVKFNIVYDRSGLINESVDSIKKTLIEEMLVASAIVFLFLFHWRSALIIIIQLPLSIAIGFILLNAFGITSNIMSLTGIALSIGVIVDDAIVMVENAYRHLADAQLEEENHG; translated from the coding sequence ATGATTGGCAAATTAATTTCTTTTTCGCTCCGTAACCGGATGATTGTCTTGCTCATAGCCGCAGGCATGTTTGGGTGGGGAGCTTATTCCGTCACCACCAGCAAGGTAGACGCCATCCCTGATCTTTCTGAGAACCAGGTGATCGTGTTCACCGAGTGGATGGGTCGAAGCCCTCAAATTATTGAGGACCAGGTGACCTATCCCTTGGTGACCAACCTGCAGGGCATGCCCCAGGTAAAATATGTACGGGGTGTCTCTATGTTCGGGATGAGCTTCATCTACATCATCTTCGACGACCAGACAGATATCTACTGGGCACGTGAGCGGGTTCTGGAACGGTTAAACTACGCCAACCGGCTACTCCCGGAGGGGGCCATACCCACCTTAGGCCCAGATGGCACCGGGGTTGGGCATATCCTTTGGTACACCCTAGATGCCCAAGGCATGGACCTAGGAGAGCAAAGGGCGGTCCAGGATTGGTACGTGAAGTTCGCCTTGCAGAATGTGCCGGGCGTGAGTGAAATCGCCTCTTTCGGGGGCTTCCAGAAACAGTACCAAATTACCGTTGACCCTAACAAACTCACTTACTACAACCTGTCGGTGCCGCAGGTGATGGCCGCCGTGAGGGCCAACAACAATGAGAGCGGAGGGCGGAAGTTTGAGATGAGCGACATCGGCTACATCATCAAAACCACGGGCTATCTCGAATCCATGGAAGAGATAGAAAGCATTCCCATCACCACCCAAAATACCATTCCCGTGAGTGTGCGGGATGTGGCCACCGTGCAGATGACGGGGGAAAGCCGCTTGGGCATCTTTGATCTGAACGGCGAGGGCGAGGCCGTGGGCGGTATTGTGGTGATGCGGTACGGCGAGAATGCCGAGGAGGTCATCCGGAACGTCAAAGCCAAGATGGAAGAGGTATCGGCGGGTCTGCCGAAGGGCGTCAAGTTCAACATTGTCTATGATAGAAGCGGACTCATTAATGAGTCTGTGGATTCCATCAAAAAGACGCTGATAGAGGAGATGCTGGTAGCTTCTGCCATTGTGTTCCTGTTCCTTTTCCACTGGCGCAGCGCCCTTATTATTATTATTCAATTGCCGCTTTCCATAGCCATCGGGTTCATCCTTTTGAACGCCTTTGGTATTACTTCCAACATCATGTCCTTAACAGGAATTGCACTGTCTATTGGAGTGATTGTAGATGACGCCATTGTGATGGTAGAAAACGCATACCGGCACCTAGCAGATGCCCAATTAGAAGAAGAGAACCATGGATAA
- a CDS encoding efflux RND transporter permease subunit codes for MDNKKRLSIIEKASKQVGPSVFWSTIIIITSFLPVFLLTGQEGRLFSPLAWTKTFILIVDAFVAITVTPVLLSLLLKGKFKPESANPINRGLERFYGPILRWCLNWRKTTIGLNVLALAVSIPMLMSLGSEFMPPLDESSILFMPVTLPDISNAEAKRILQVQDKIIKSMPEVEQVLGKAGRANTATDNSPISMIETIILLKPQSEWREGMTKAKIIAELDQKLQIPGVINGWTQPIINRINMLATGIRTDVGVKVYGQSLDSIAVVSEKVRNALQQIEGVKDLYIEPVTGGRYLEIQTRREDLGRYGLSVNDVNSVVESALGGASIGNTIEGRQRFSINVRLAQEYRNSIDRIRRIPIQSGVAGTVPLSAVADVKFVDGPPMITSENAQLRGAVLFNVRDRDLGSTVQEAIKTINQEVTGIPNGYHLEWSGQWENQIRANQTLKIIIPLVVLIIFLILYFSFGSFKEALLNLITIPFALVGGVFIVYFYGINLSVAVAVGFIALFGMAVETGMLMVVYLNEAMNELVAKKGNSSQTITKQDIREYVFQGAAKRLRPKIMTVSVSLFGLIPILWATGVGTDVMLPIVLPLIGGVFTSSIHILLVTPVVFEMTKEYELRKHGKLEIYDVKH; via the coding sequence ATGGATAATAAAAAGCGACTGTCCATTATAGAGAAAGCCTCTAAGCAGGTGGGGCCCAGTGTGTTTTGGAGTACCATTATCATTATAACCTCTTTCTTGCCAGTATTCCTTCTAACTGGGCAGGAAGGGCGTCTTTTCAGTCCCTTGGCTTGGACAAAGACCTTTATCCTTATTGTAGATGCCTTTGTGGCTATCACGGTTACGCCGGTACTTTTGTCCCTTCTCTTAAAAGGTAAATTTAAACCAGAGAGCGCAAATCCCATCAACCGTGGGCTGGAGAGATTTTATGGTCCAATCCTACGCTGGTGCCTAAACTGGCGAAAAACCACTATTGGCCTCAATGTCCTCGCTTTGGCGGTGAGTATTCCGATGCTGATGAGCCTGGGTTCAGAGTTCATGCCTCCCCTGGATGAAAGTTCTATCCTATTTATGCCAGTGACTTTGCCTGACATCTCCAATGCCGAGGCAAAACGCATTCTGCAAGTGCAGGATAAGATTATCAAGTCAATGCCAGAGGTGGAGCAGGTATTAGGCAAGGCGGGGCGGGCAAATACTGCCACAGACAACTCCCCCATCAGCATGATTGAAACCATCATCCTACTGAAGCCTCAGTCAGAGTGGCGGGAGGGCATGACCAAAGCTAAGATCATCGCAGAGTTGGACCAGAAACTACAGATACCGGGCGTGATCAATGGTTGGACCCAGCCCATCATCAACCGCATTAATATGCTGGCGACGGGAATCAGGACAGACGTGGGGGTTAAAGTATATGGCCAAAGCCTAGACTCAATCGCAGTGGTATCTGAGAAAGTTCGCAACGCCCTGCAACAGATAGAGGGGGTAAAGGATTTGTATATTGAACCCGTCACCGGTGGGCGCTACCTGGAGATACAGACACGGCGTGAGGATTTGGGGCGATACGGCCTTTCCGTCAATGATGTGAACAGCGTGGTGGAGTCTGCCTTGGGAGGTGCCAGTATCGGCAACACGATTGAAGGCCGGCAACGCTTCTCTATTAATGTTCGTCTGGCGCAGGAGTACCGCAATAGCATTGACCGCATTCGCCGCATCCCTATTCAGTCTGGGGTAGCTGGCACTGTGCCACTTTCCGCGGTAGCCGATGTAAAGTTTGTGGACGGACCGCCCATGATCACTTCAGAAAACGCTCAGCTGCGGGGGGCGGTACTATTTAATGTGCGCGACCGTGATTTAGGCAGCACGGTGCAGGAGGCCATCAAAACCATCAATCAGGAGGTGACGGGAATCCCTAACGGCTACCACTTGGAGTGGAGCGGACAGTGGGAAAATCAGATCAGAGCCAACCAGACGTTGAAGATTATCATTCCCCTGGTAGTGCTCATCATCTTCCTGATCCTGTATTTCTCCTTCGGTTCTTTCAAGGAGGCTTTGCTAAATCTCATCACCATTCCATTCGCTTTGGTGGGCGGGGTGTTCATCGTGTATTTCTATGGCATCAACCTGTCCGTGGCAGTGGCGGTGGGATTTATTGCCCTTTTCGGGATGGCTGTGGAAACCGGCATGCTCATGGTTGTGTACCTGAATGAGGCCATGAACGAGTTGGTGGCGAAAAAGGGAAACTCCAGCCAAACCATCACCAAGCAGGATATAAGGGAGTATGTATTTCAGGGAGCGGCTAAGCGGCTAAGACCTAAAATAATGACCGTTTCAGTGTCGCTGTTCGGTTTGATACCTATTCTATGGGCCACTGGGGTAGGCACGGATGTGATGCTACCCATCGTGCTGCCGCTCATCGGCGGCGTCTTCACTTCTTCCATCCATATCCTGCTGGTAACCCCCGTGGTATTTGAGATGACCAAAGAGTATGAATTGCGAAAACACGGCAAACTAGAGATTTATGATGTCAAACATTAG
- a CDS encoding TolC family protein, giving the protein MMSNIRIYLGALLLLLAMSAKAQTPVLPLDTVLSRISQNNGMLKEIEFRAKAQNAMAKGARSQMAPMVGAGVFMYPYPGQMKMTGEEMGGQDDAMYMTAVEQEITNPAKLKAREKYQLSRAAIEEAGRDMTFNQLRAQAKAAYYQWVVLEKKRSVLAESQRIMQFMLKLGKVRYPYNQSSLGSIYKAEGRIGEVENMLTMTDSEIEMKNIQLNMLMNLPPENRFRVDTTVRAPEFIVLPDTGALSAARSDIRQIDRTIESMQLNLRLENLQRKPDFGIRFENMMPRDRMMPQSFTLMGMVSIPIAPWSSKMYKANASAMNLEIQGMHKGRESLLNEAQNMVASMALELQAKRTQVQNYEKKIIPALRRNYETTLLSYEQNTGQLPLVIDAWEALNMAQMEYLNNLEQLYLIGVNYEKELEK; this is encoded by the coding sequence ATGATGTCAAACATTAGAATATACCTGGGTGCCTTGCTCTTGCTGTTGGCTATGTCTGCCAAGGCCCAAACACCAGTTCTGCCACTGGATACGGTGCTGAGCCGCATATCCCAGAACAACGGCATGCTCAAGGAGATTGAGTTTAGGGCCAAGGCCCAGAACGCCATGGCCAAGGGTGCAAGGAGCCAGATGGCCCCCATGGTGGGTGCCGGGGTCTTCATGTATCCCTATCCAGGGCAAATGAAAATGACGGGGGAAGAGATGGGAGGGCAGGACGACGCCATGTACATGACGGCGGTGGAGCAGGAGATCACCAACCCCGCCAAACTGAAAGCCCGTGAGAAGTACCAGCTGTCCAGAGCCGCTATTGAGGAGGCCGGAAGGGATATGACCTTCAACCAACTCAGGGCGCAGGCCAAGGCTGCCTACTACCAATGGGTAGTGCTGGAGAAGAAACGGTCTGTGCTGGCCGAGAGCCAGCGCATCATGCAGTTCATGCTCAAGCTGGGAAAGGTTCGTTATCCCTACAACCAGAGTTCCCTGGGTAGTATATACAAAGCAGAGGGAAGGATAGGGGAGGTAGAGAACATGCTCACCATGACCGATAGCGAGATTGAGATGAAAAACATCCAGTTGAACATGCTCATGAACCTCCCTCCGGAAAATAGATTCAGGGTGGATACTACCGTGCGCGCACCTGAATTCATCGTGTTGCCAGACACTGGCGCTTTAAGCGCCGCCCGCAGTGACATACGCCAGATAGACCGAACCATCGAGTCTATGCAGCTTAACCTGCGGCTGGAAAACCTGCAGCGCAAACCGGATTTCGGGATTCGGTTCGAGAACATGATGCCCCGCGACAGGATGATGCCGCAGTCCTTTACCCTGATGGGCATGGTCTCCATTCCCATTGCGCCCTGGTCCTCCAAAATGTACAAGGCAAACGCCTCTGCCATGAACCTGGAGATCCAGGGGATGCATAAAGGAAGGGAGAGTCTTTTGAACGAGGCCCAAAACATGGTGGCGAGCATGGCTTTGGAACTGCAGGCGAAACGCACGCAGGTCCAGAACTATGAGAAAAAAATCATCCCGGCCCTGCGGCGCAACTATGAGACCACGCTCCTAAGTTATGAGCAGAACACAGGCCAATTGCCTTTGGTAATTGATGCATGGGAGGCCTTGAACATGGCCCAGATGGAATACCTCAATAACCTGGAGCAACTCTACCTAATAGGTGTGAACTATGAAAAAGAACTGGAAAAATAG
- a CDS encoding efflux RND transporter periplasmic adaptor subunit, whose product MKKNWKNRLLGLILLLLPFSFTACNKEKEEATGMEYTCPMHPQIVQNKPGSCPICGMDLVAKQPANAPGVAVSTDLDYLLQPSNQAVVSSVQTTHPVQKPLEQEITMSGVVTYDTRRQYIIPARFGGRVEKLYVQFNYQKVSKGQRLYDIYSPELVTAQKELLYLLQNDPSNTSLIAGARQKLRLLGATDGQIRQLARTGKESYTFSVYSPYTGYVLDPAVTATPTVAPASASATGGSEDGMGGMGGSSGSASSTTNAPVSAPQGFAIREGMYVTTGQALLKVIDASQVWAQFNVASNVAGQLKKGTPITISFNQVEGKTLQSSVHLVEPVYEEGDNFVQVRALLPAKGNPILIGQVITGKVTYATGSALWVPKDAVLDLGGQSVAFLRMDGMFKPIGVRVGQRADGLLEIVSGLKVSDVIAANAQFLVDSESFIRIADTNR is encoded by the coding sequence ATGAAAAAGAACTGGAAAAATAGGTTACTTGGGTTGATTCTCCTGCTGTTGCCCTTCTCCTTTACCGCCTGTAACAAAGAAAAAGAGGAGGCTACCGGCATGGAATATACCTGCCCTATGCACCCGCAGATCGTGCAGAACAAACCCGGTTCATGCCCCATCTGCGGCATGGATCTGGTGGCCAAGCAACCCGCCAATGCACCGGGAGTGGCCGTATCCACTGATTTAGATTATCTGTTGCAGCCATCTAACCAGGCGGTGGTTTCTTCTGTGCAGACCACGCACCCCGTGCAGAAACCGCTGGAGCAGGAAATCACCATGTCTGGCGTAGTGACCTATGACACGCGCCGGCAGTATATCATCCCCGCTAGGTTTGGCGGACGCGTTGAGAAGTTGTACGTGCAGTTTAACTACCAGAAAGTAAGCAAAGGGCAGAGGTTGTATGACATCTACAGCCCAGAGCTGGTCACTGCCCAGAAGGAACTGCTGTACCTGCTCCAGAACGACCCCAGTAACACGTCCCTCATAGCCGGCGCGCGCCAAAAGCTACGCTTGTTGGGTGCCACTGATGGGCAGATAAGGCAGTTGGCCAGAACGGGTAAGGAATCTTATACCTTCTCAGTATACAGCCCCTATACCGGCTATGTGTTGGATCCGGCAGTGACGGCAACCCCAACAGTAGCGCCAGCATCCGCCTCCGCCACAGGTGGTAGCGAAGACGGCATGGGCGGAATGGGCGGTTCAAGCGGCAGTGCCTCTAGCACAACAAACGCACCCGTTTCGGCTCCCCAAGGATTCGCAATCCGGGAAGGCATGTATGTGACAACCGGGCAAGCACTGCTAAAAGTAATTGACGCCTCCCAGGTTTGGGCGCAGTTCAACGTGGCCAGCAATGTGGCGGGCCAATTAAAGAAGGGGACTCCCATCACTATTTCCTTTAACCAGGTGGAGGGTAAAACCCTGCAGTCCTCGGTGCATTTGGTGGAGCCTGTGTATGAGGAGGGGGATAATTTTGTGCAGGTGAGAGCCTTGCTTCCGGCGAAGGGAAATCCGATTCTAATCGGCCAGGTCATTACAGGGAAAGTAACCTATGCCACTGGCTCCGCCCTGTGGGTTCCTAAGGATGCAGTTCTGGACCTCGGGGGCCAGTCGGTAGCATTCCTGAGAATGGACGGAATGTTCAAACCCATTGGTGTGCGCGTGGGGCAGAGGGCGGACGGTCTGTTAGAGATTGTGTCAGGGCTGAAAGTGAGTGACGTGATAGCCGCCAATGCGCAGTTCCTGGTGGACAGCGAGAGTTTTATTAGGATAGCAGACACAAACAGATGA
- the traM gene encoding conjugative transposon protein TraM, whose product MDNLNEYGPENDFRDSPTTSYSAPEKAKRTPVEILKEHWFKLLLGLVMLIFAGLFLWLKSAQNAAEQNTVPVAAASENIEQAIPDVVTDNLGNKTPSAILEEQRKAEQEAQYAQAAPSEEEVANAFVVDTAGQAARRRYNLQLQQQAKLAAQEVDTVETTVQDQSTGQYRTQQIIVPRNTNRRSGSRPTANNMVAPAYDADGTPFETNPEVLRMLAASSPQTRRIYEQTTGKRYREPGAANAPREAQAALPGADGFNTYKVTNARFNPGDSNTRQGTLTPDVFYKCVISGEQKIRTGSVVIMRLLEDAVVSGVTFPKNMVFAGIAKVESNRVTVQIERLGPTRVKADIFDFNYMPGIMIDPEKKIAKDANQGIYDAQRQASQELSTAIDRSASAANSVVGVAGRVAANVVSKPRSRQRLRDVLLPDGYPILITSAAAGQMAPAASAGAN is encoded by the coding sequence ATGGATAACCTAAACGAGTATGGCCCTGAAAACGACTTCAGGGACTCCCCAACTACCAGTTATTCCGCGCCGGAGAAAGCGAAACGCACGCCTGTAGAAATACTGAAAGAGCACTGGTTCAAGTTACTGCTGGGCTTGGTGATGCTGATTTTCGCCGGGCTGTTCCTTTGGCTGAAATCGGCGCAGAACGCTGCTGAGCAAAACACGGTACCGGTGGCGGCGGCCTCCGAGAACATTGAGCAAGCTATCCCTGACGTGGTAACGGATAACCTGGGAAACAAAACGCCTTCCGCTATTTTAGAGGAACAGCGCAAAGCCGAACAGGAGGCACAGTATGCGCAGGCTGCTCCGTCGGAAGAAGAGGTAGCCAATGCGTTTGTGGTAGACACGGCCGGGCAGGCGGCACGGAGGCGATATAATTTGCAATTGCAACAGCAGGCAAAGCTGGCAGCCCAGGAGGTCGATACTGTGGAAACCACGGTCCAAGACCAATCCACCGGTCAATACCGCACGCAACAAATCATCGTACCGCGTAATACCAACCGCCGGAGCGGGTCCCGCCCAACCGCCAATAACATGGTGGCGCCTGCTTACGATGCGGACGGAACCCCCTTCGAGACAAACCCGGAAGTTTTGCGGATGCTGGCCGCCTCTTCCCCGCAGACCCGCCGGATATATGAGCAGACGACTGGAAAGCGTTACCGGGAACCTGGTGCGGCCAATGCCCCCAGAGAGGCGCAGGCAGCCCTGCCCGGGGCCGACGGCTTCAATACCTATAAAGTGACGAATGCCCGTTTCAACCCAGGAGATTCGAATACCCGACAGGGAACCCTTACCCCTGATGTCTTTTATAAATGCGTGATTTCCGGGGAGCAAAAAATAAGAACCGGTTCTGTGGTAATCATGCGCCTGCTGGAGGATGCCGTGGTATCTGGGGTAACCTTCCCCAAAAACATGGTTTTTGCCGGTATCGCCAAGGTGGAATCCAACCGGGTGACGGTACAGATTGAGCGCTTAGGCCCTACCAGGGTGAAAGCTGACATTTTTGATTTCAATTATATGCCGGGTATCATGATAGACCCGGAAAAGAAAATCGCCAAGGATGCGAACCAGGGAATATACGATGCGCAGCGGCAAGCAAGCCAGGAACTGAGCACGGCCATTGACCGTTCAGCCTCGGCGGCAAACTCGGTGGTAGGGGTGGCCGGTAGGGTTGCGGCCAACGTGGTCTCCAAACCCAGGTCCCGCCAACGGCTGAGGGATGTCCTTCTGCCAGACGGGTATCCGATATTAATTACTTCCGCTGCGGCGGGGCAAATGGCTCCCGCTGCCAGCGCAGGGGCAAATTGA